The following coding sequences lie in one Oncorhynchus gorbuscha isolate QuinsamMale2020 ecotype Even-year linkage group LG10, OgorEven_v1.0, whole genome shotgun sequence genomic window:
- the LOC124045756 gene encoding BLOC-1-related complex subunit 6-like, which produces MSLFSVIDTYVPEAANGVDTPDSPGSCSENGPHIYSPTTPSQLLKFGGRVPRPGHGSLDGTPEETENCVDGERACHVQEDPIDTPHNYMSHSDKQHKDTLLSQPSRPTATCTTDTNPHPAPRDMSLTGPLQTDEPLNDVLSRDSQHTATATSIPSKDTAPQRDTPSADTLPSETEHTEPCNCCSVVTEEEKQEEESEEQHSGNTQAEVSAQLTEEPSAAAPSPSSGPAKRNSSDSSPCPPHVMAQVHVRNVPERERIVRGMQDSKSLDEISQACGGGGGGRGGQPEGRRATISSALELEGTVSHDGDLTHFICRNLEQKIKMSSKPSLDCDCDSDCSGSISSRGRGSSLRQPADIPPIDPAVLVDLQRHTQDVAHSVELMMRSLNGTIQNMTALSVGYIQTYRDSVDSLGESVDMSIKGMYTLMARCEELDRSMQPIHTLAAQIRDIKRTLDALEAICK; this is translated from the exons ATGAGCCTCTTCTCTGTGATTGACACATATGTGCCGGAAGCAGCCAATGGGGTGGATACACCAGACTCCCCTGGATCCTGCAGTGAGAATGGCCCGCACATCTACTCCCCTACTACCCCCTCGCAGCTCCTGAAGTTTGGGGGCAGGGTGCCAAGGCCTGGGCACGGATCCCTTGATGGGACCCCTGAAGAGACTGAAAACtgtgtggatggagagagagcatgcCATGTACAAGAAGACCCCATAGACACTCCTCACAACTACATGTCCCATTCAGacaaacaacacaaagacacGCTCCTATCACAGCCCTCCCGTCCCACTGCCACATGCACGACAGACACAAACCCACACCCGGCCCCTCGAGACATGTCCCTCACTGGACCCCTCCAAACAGATGAGCCCCTAAATgatgttctgtctagagactcaCAGCATACCGCCACCGCAACAAGCATTCCATCCAAAGACACAGCCCCACAGAGGGACACTCCCAGTGCAGACACACTTCcgtcagagacagaacacacagagccTTGTAACTGCTGTTCTgtagtaacagaggaggagaagcaggaggaggagagcgaggagcAGCATTCAGGAAACACCCAGGCTGAAGTCTCAGCTCAG CTTACAGAGGAGCCCTCAGCAGCAGCTCCCAGCCCAAGCTCTGGCCCAGCCAAGAGGAATTCATCAGACAGCAGCCCCTGCCCGCCACACGTCATGGCCCAGGTGCATGTGCGGAACGTCCCAGAGCGGGAGCGCATCGTCCGGGGCATGCAGGACAGCAAGAGTCTGGATGAGATCAGCCAGGCGTGCGGGGGAGGGGGTGGTGGCCGGGGGGGCCAACCAGAGGGCCGCAGGGCCACCATCTCCTCTGCCCTGGAGCTGGAGGGAACAGTCAGCCACGACGGGGACCTGACTCACTTCATCTGCCGCAACCTGGAGCAGAAGATCAAGATGAGCTCCAAGCCCAGCCtggactgtgactgtgact CGGACTGCTCGGGTTCCATCAGTAGCAGGGGTCGGGGGTCGTCGTTGCGGCAGCCGGCAGACATCCCTCCCATCGACCCTGCTGTCCTGGTGGACCTACAGAGACACACTCAGGATGTTGCCCACAGTGTGGAGCTGATGATGCGCAGCCTCAACGGAACCATCCAGAAC ATGACAGCGCTGAGTGTGGGATACATCCAAACCTACAGAGACTCCGTGGACAGCCTGGGGGAGTCTGTTGACATGAGCATAAAG GGAATGTACACGCTGATGGCGCGCTGTGAGGAGCTTGACCGTTCCATGCAGCCTATCCACACCCTGGCTGCCCAGATCCGGGACATCAAGCGCACCCTGGATGCCCTGGAAGCTATTTGCAAGTAG